The nucleotide sequence TAGCATAACCATCTTATAATCTCTGTTCCAATCCCTTTGTTGGTAAATAGCTCAAGGAGGATTGAATGCTTTATCCTTCCATCAATGATATGTGCCTTCATCACGCCATTCTCAATCGCCTCTTGAGCTGCCCTTACCTTTGGTATCATCCCTGAGCTTACCTTCTTTTTCTTGATTAATCCCTCTATCTCATCTATTCTTATAGTGGAAAGAAGCCTTTCTCCATCTAATACTCCTTTTGTATCGGTAAGAAATATAATCTTATCTGCTTCAATTCTTGATGCAATCGCTTCAGCAACGGTATCAGCATTTATGTTATACCTTACCCCCTTTTCATCCACCCCAATCGGGGCAATAACCGGGATAAAGGAAGAATAAAAAAGCTTCTCTAATAGCTCTTTATTTATCCTATGAACCTCGCCTACAAACCCTAATTTCTTTATTGGCTTTGCCAAAATCATATTTCCGTCTGCACCAGAAAGCCCTACTGCCTTCGCCTCATGCTTGTTTAATAATGAAACAATCTCAGTGTTTATCCTTCCCAAAACCATCTCAACCATCTCCATACTCTCTTTGTCGGTTATCCTTAAGCCATCCTGAAATTTTGGCTTAATCCCAAGCTTTTCCATAAACTTTGTAATCAGAGGACCTCCGCCATGAACAATTACCGGTTTTATTCCCACATACTTTAAAAGGGTGCAATCAATAGCAAAGGATTCCTTTAATTCATCCTCAATCATTGCCGAACCACCATATTTTATAACAATATACTTATCATAAAATTCCTTGATATAAGGAAGCGCCTCAATAAGAATATTTGCTCTATCTATTACCTTTAATTTTTCCATCATTTTGATTTTGATTTTTGCATTTCTTATATCTCCTCTATCCTTATCCTCATAACATCCTTGATAACATCTTCTTTCTTAATCTCATCAATTGCAGATTTTATATCACCCTCATAAGCCTCATGTGTTACCATTACAACAGGAACGACATCGCCCCTTTCCTTTTGGATGCAGGATTCAATGCTTATCTTATATTTTGCTAGAATACCAGAGATTAAGGCTAATACACCAGGTTTATCAGATACGATGAGCCTTATATAAGATTTAAGAACAAGGTTTTCTATTGGATAGACAGAAACATTAGAAATATCTGGAATATTCATCTCTTCACCCCTTAAAAGGCTAAATACATCAGCAATAACAGCAGAGGATGTAGGATTCCCACCAGCACCTTTACCATAGAAAAGAAGGGGCCCCGTAAGGTCAGAGACAACATAAATACCATTGTAATTGTAAGAAACGCTGGAAAGAAGATGCTCCTTTGGAATCATAACAGGGTGAACTCGTATTTCTAAATTTCCATTATCTATCTTTGCAATGCCAAGGAGCTTAATCTTAAATCCAAGCTCGTCTGCATAGACAAGGTCAGAAATGGTAATTTTGGAAATCCCCTCTTTATAAACAGAAGCCATATCTACAATCCTTCCAAATGCAAGACCTGCTAGAATAATAATCTTATGTAGGGTATCATCTCCATTTATATCTAGGGATGGATTGGCTTCAGCAAAACCC is from bacterium and encodes:
- the argB gene encoding acetylglutamate kinase; translation: MMEKLKVIDRANILIEALPYIKEFYDKYIVIKYGGSAMIEDELKESFAIDCTLLKYVGIKPVIVHGGGPLITKFMEKLGIKPKFQDGLRITDKESMEMVEMVLGRINTEIVSLLNKHEAKAVGLSGADGNMILAKPIKKLGFVGEVHRINKELLEKLFYSSFIPVIAPIGVDEKGVRYNINADTVAEAIASRIEADKIIFLTDTKGVLDGERLLSTIRIDEIEGLIKKKKVSSGMIPKVRAAQEAIENGVMKAHIIDGRIKHSILLELFTNKGIGTEIIRWLC
- a CDS encoding homoserine dehydrogenase, which gives rise to MKIGLIGLGTIGQSVVRVLLTENFPGISLVKIADIDLARKRDYIPPEELLTDNPYDILDDPDIDVIIELIGGIEPALDYILKAFENKKDVVTANKALISLHLKEIIASAKTNKRRIRFEASVGGGIPIISSITSSLTANKIQKIYGIINGTTNYILTRMLEEKKEFSDVLKDAQKEGFAEANPSLDINGDDTLHKIIILAGLAFGRIVDMASVYKEGISKITISDLVYADELGFKIKLLGIAKIDNGNLEIRVHPVMIPKEHLLSSVSYNYNGIYVVSDLTGPLLFYGKGAGGNPTSSAVIADVFSLLRGEEMNIPDISNVSVYPIENLVLKSYIRLIVSDKPGVLALISGILAKYKISIESCIQKERGDVVPVVMVTHEAYEGDIKSAIDEIKKEDVIKDVMRIRIEEI